One Littorina saxatilis isolate snail1 linkage group LG12, US_GU_Lsax_2.0, whole genome shotgun sequence genomic region harbors:
- the LOC138981890 gene encoding uncharacterized protein, whose translation MENASSFTYFLLPTSASLGSETHVLSDSQNLSMRTKDAKDTIAVSAQSHMFSSARSTGDTSTITTASNSEVKENDDTVPLTSVPVVFTSEGQMTQILDMGLLGGHDSQMVTVRHAVDSSDTLCVTQSGDCPVLFQTSSSSAVDMLNSTMTESKSDMAMLQPVQGGTVVSHSHTLSKPEESGLNESHVLMPRVILSETESSKNMSRSSVDVHRTTTMEEGLPVVLSGNNLSLNISPEDKTPGDIYIKTVTQAEAGTVHSHGTSAGTTSIPVTIKTGTDTTTTLPLVLSGVGGSVEHESSDADKSVDSSALFQEGAVLVETPQGLMLSVGDELRAVTLTEGSDAQGNQLLSISNNCIPMALLSQCQQGRLMEEAGEGAMYDGRGEGETVVCSADLPLGTQQVLTVSTPEDEEPKKKNRGWPKGKKRKAEPEVHGPRAPMTGYVLYAINRRQEIKQGHPHLLFTEVTKILGQEWSTMPLEKKQKYLEEAENDKQRYIDELKDFQKSEMYRTLVKKKRLSDDSADVCDDLEDENDELYCKVCKLYFSSLHNKKEHILGRQHLQAITDQLKKELKKQEREQAAELRGASMVAMEMGSLGDNTSSPSSDTGDNAQSDQCTCHANKPVDVSSFILEFMRKNSEREQEIYTLKRMFRRNVQENWSICKQIQEMKAYESKLRQDLKNLAAHGAILTGRINTLKMVPALFGFVDF comes from the exons ATGGAAAATGCATCTTCATTTACGT atttcctgttGCCTACATCTGCCAGCCTGGGTAGTGAGACTCATGTTTTAAGTGATTCCCAGAATCTGAGCATGAGAACGAAAGATGCAAAGGATACAATTGCAGTAAGCGCTCAGTCCCACATGTTCTCTTCGGCAAGGTCGACGGGAGACACGTCAACCATCACCACTGCGTCCAACAGCGAAGTTAAAGAAAATGATGATACAGTGCCATTAACTTCTGTGCCAGTCGTGTTCACTTCAGAAGGTCAGATGACCCAGATACTGGACATGGGGCTGTTAGGTGGACATGACAGTCAGATGGTGACCGTTAGACATGCAGTGGACAGCAGTGACACATTGTGTGTCACGCAGTCAGGAGACTGTCCAGTTTTGTTTCAGACTTCCAGCAGCTCTGCTGTTGACATGCTGAATAGCACCATGACTGAAAGCAAGTCTGACATGGCCATGCTTCAGCCCGTTCAAGGGGGCACTGTTGTTTCACACAGTCATACACTGTCAAAACCTGAAGAAAGCGGGCTGAATGAAAGTCATGTTCTCATGCCTAGGGTGATACTGTCAGAGACTGAGTCTTCCAAAAACATGAGTCGTTCCTCTGTAGATGTTCACCGTACAACTACAATGGAGGAGGGTTTGCCAGTTGTGCTCTCTGGGAATAACTTGAGTTTGAACATTTCACCCGAAGACAAAACACCTGGAGACATTTACATCAAGACCGTCACACAAGCAGAGGCTGGAACTGTGCACAGCCATGGCACAAGTGCAGGGACCACATCCATTCCTGTCACGATAAAAACAGGTACTGACACTACCACAACCCTTCCACTGGTGCTGTCAGGGGTAGGAGGCAGCGTGGAACATGAATCGTCAGATGCAGACAAGTCTGTAGATTCATCTGCCTTGTTTCAAGAAGGGGCAGTGCTTGTCGAAACACCGCAGGG GCTGATGTTGTCCGTGGGGGATGAACTGCGGGCAGTGACGCTGACTGAGGGATCAGACGCCCAGGGCAACCAGCTGCTGTCCATCAGCAACAACTGTATACCAA TGGCCCTGCTATCTCAGTGTCAACAAGGCAGACTGATGGAGGAAGCAGGGGAAGGGGCCATGTACgatgggagaggggagggggaaacGGTCGTCTGTTCTGCGGATCTTCCTCTGGGGACGCAGCAGGTGCTGACTGTTTCCACACCTGAGGATGAGGAACCCAAG aagaagaacagaggCTGGCCCAAGGGGAAGAAAAGGAAAGCAGAACCTGAGGTGCATGGTCCTAGGGCTCCTATGACAGG ATATGTGCTGTATGCAATCAACCGACGGCAGGAGATCAAGCAGGGTCACCCTCACCTGTTATTCACGGAGGTGACAAAGATACTTGGGCAGGAGTGGAGCACCATGCCCTTGGAGAAAAAGCAG AAATACCTGGAGGAGGCAGAAAACGACAAGCAGCGTTATATTGACGAGTTAAAGGACTTCCAGAAATCAGAAATGTATCGAACACTGGTGAAGAAGAAGCGACTGAGTG ATGATTCAGCAGACGTCTGTGACGACCTTGAG GATGAGAATGATGAGCTGTACTGCAAAGTGTGCAAACTGTACTTCAGCTCCCTGCACAACAAGAAGGAACACATATTGGGCAGGCAGCACTTGCAAGCAATTACTG ATCAACTGAAGAAGGAGCTGAAGAAACAAGAGAGGGAGCAAGCGGCAGAGCTGCGGGGGGCGTCTATGGTTGCCATGGAGATGGGGTCGCTAGGCGACAATACCAGCTCACCATCCTCGGACACTGGGGACAACGCGCAGAGCGACCAGTGCACTTGTCATGCCAACAAACCTGTCGATGTCTCCAGTTTCATCCTGGAATTTATGCGTAAAAACAGTG agagagaacaagaaatcTATACCCTGAAACGCATGTTTAGGAGGAATGTCCAGGAAAACTGGAGTATATGCAAACAGATACAAGAGATGAAG GCTTATGAAAGCAAGCTGCGACAGGACTTGAAGAACCTTGCGGCTCACGGAGCTATCCTCACAGGGCGTATCAACACATTGAAAATGGTGCCTGCCCTCTTTGGCTTTGTTGATTTCTGA
- the LOC138981891 gene encoding protein PBDC1-like, whose amino-acid sequence MASGLDAQDLHNVKATFNSDNLGNSDDVELKWAIKASDHADVYFNLISSVTPSLLRLTKHDDEIYAKFRETFPDLKVDVLDENEMKTPENKEKWRQFMEEFKEKIEDFNYGSLLRLNCNEGYTQENTMFSVRTQFLAIEIARNREKYNDRLRFTHGKLKDTESKAS is encoded by the exons GATGCCCAAGATTTGCATAATGTCAAGGCTACATTCAACAGCGACAACCTCGGAAATAGT GATGACGTTGAACTGAAGTGGGCAATTAAAGCAAGCGACCATGCTGATGTCTATTTCAAC TTGATATCTTCTGTGACTCCCAGTTTGCTGCGTCTGACAAAGCATGATGATGAGATCTACGCCAAGTTCCGTGAAACTTTCCCCGACTTGAAGGTTGACGTGCTGGATGAGAACGAAATGAAGACGCCAGAAAACAAAGAG AAATGGCGGCAGTTTATGGAAGAATTCAAAGAAAAGATAGAAGACTTCAACTATGGTTCGCTGCTACGTCTTAACTGCAATGAAGGCTACACACAGGAGAACACCATGTTTA GTGTTCGCACGCAGTTTCTAGCCATCGAGATTGCACGCAACAGAGAGAAGTACAACGACCGTCTCCGCTTCACCCATGGAAAACTGAAAGACACAGAATCCAAAGCCTCATAA